ATATCAGACTAAAGTTAGCCAACTCTGTCTCAACTCCCAAGGAACATCAAAAGATCTTTGTTTAAGAAGCTCCACCACATAACTAGAATCACATTCAATCTATAAACAATGTCACCCCTTTTCCCACGTTGCCGATCAGTAATCAATATGAAACGAAAAGGCCCCTCTCGGAAAACCCCTAGCTGTCCTAAAAATGCCCCCTGCACCTGCTGCTCCAGGAGAACTAGAACCCGAACCATCCGTGTTAACCTTTATGCACCCCGGAGAAAACGACTGCCAAGTAACACCAATGCTAATAGGAACCGCAGAAGGTCTATTAGGCACAGAAAATTGACGTAAAATGCTCATCTCAGTCACAGAATCGTTCATGGTGCCATTAATCTCTGGGATATACAACATAATTGTCTCAAAGCATTGAAAATCTTAGGTGGCTCATTCTAAAGAATGGATAAATATCCAAACAATACTAATAACAGCAGCAGACCataaagcaccaattcaagaaCAAAATTAATGATCATAACCTTTAAATTCAAGACCTGAAAAGTACCATTAAGGATATTGTAAATATCCGAGGAAAGCTTTCCAGCTAGCCATGGACCGATAGGGAGGTAAGTATTTCTTCCAAATAAAATTGCTCCAAGGCAGCAACTCCTGGTTGGAAAAGAGAAGGTTTGAATAATTTTTGACAGTAAATTGGCCATTTACAGTAAAAGCTCTGCAGATTGAAAGCATTTACATGCAACATAATGAAATCATTTTCAGTCAATATTGAACATAGGGTAAATTGTACCGATGGTCACTTAAGTTTGGGGTTTGTTTCGAAAAGGTTACTGAACATCactttttttcaataaaatcattctgGCTAAATCAGACAGAAAAATTGACCCGAAAATTAACGTGAAAGACAAATTGGAAAATATCGACTTTTACGTATGCCATAGCGACGTGTCACCAATAAAAGAAGTAACATTTTTTATTCACTTGACCCAGCTACTTAAAACCGCCATGTGGCTGCCATGTCATACATATTGTTCGGTCCTTGTGTTTGGCAAGTTTTTTTCACTTATGCCCCGCGATTAGTATTTTGCAAGATTCAGCCCCTGTAATTTTATTTTCTGACACATTTAGCCTTTCGTGGAATGGCTTTCCTGTTGGAAAGCAGTTAAATGTCGCATGAACCCGTGTAGGATAGCAGAGGAATAAAGGTATAGTAGCCAAATCTTGCAAAATACAAGTTGAAGGGTGACAACTAACAAAATTGAAATGAAATGTGTAACAAAATTACTTGGAATATCACCATAGTTTGAGCTCATTCAATCTCTTTGGTCACATATTTCGAGCATCGGTTTCTTAAGCATCCTGAAAAAACATATTTGCCGATCAAAACAATACCAAGATTTGCAAAAGGGAAATAAGAGAAATAAACTTGCATCTACATGTATAGCACCATATATGAATTCTGTCCTTTGAACTAAAAATACTGTGTTTGAATTGCATTACTACTCGCTTTGTTTCGATCAGTTCTACCTTATGGTGCAAATGTAAACCAGAGTACGTACCTTTTCCATATACAATGATCGAATGGTGTTATTAAGGCTGCCTTCCCATTCCCATTCATAATCGCGTCTTCCTGTTTTAACTTTCTTTAGCTTTGATGTCACTAAGGAAGCAAAAGTTTCCATGTTTGGACATCCTATAACCACCACTTCTTCCAAAGATGGTAAGTAGAAATCATAATTTCCGGAACAGAAGCTTGCGAGGCATGGCAAGTCATCAAGTTCCAAACATTCTAGTTGCCTGAAACAAATATTGTATTCCAATTCATCCAGTGCAATGGCTACAATTTCTCGCATCATTTTGCATTCCTTTACAACCATTTTCTTGAGCTGCACAAGACTCCTAGCTGTTGAGGCAGTTATGAGGCTCAGCAGTGCGTCACATTTTGACACTTGtaaatttgttaaattttgaaATGACACTGAGGAAGGCACTAGAATCTTCAATCTGCTGCATTCAATCACTTCTAAATCTTCCAAATTCTGGAAGAGTGGGACTAGATGGGAATCATCATGGACCATATGCTTGAGCGTTGGTAGGTTTGACAGctttaattttgtcaataatgcAAGTGAATCACGTTCCTCGCCGGTTCGGAAGCTCAATTCATGAAGGTTTATTTCTTCAAATAAATCATCACTCAAAGCAAGCTTCTCTAGTTTGGGAAATTTTTGAAGGAAGTTCGACGGCAGAATTGCATATTCAGATCGGAAGCCTGTTAACTGGATGACTTTCAGTTTGGATAGGAACTCTGGTTGAGTGTTGTCATTCAATATATCCTTCAAACTATTCCATCCTACTTTCAGTTCTTCCAATCTTGGAATTGCAATCTAGgaaaacaaaacacaaaaatagATTCAAATAAATGTACTGCAAAATGCAATTCCACTATTATaggttaaattaaattatatataaaaaaaattgactgAAGGCGTTTTGGTCAATTTTCTAACAAAATACCATATGATAAGTGAAAGAAAGAAAACTAACCTTATTTCCCAAAATAGCTGCCGTTGAATCAGGATCTTTATAGCTAAATAGTTCTTCCTTGTCTCCAGTGATCATGGATGAATCTTGTACCACTGAAAACGATGGAGGAAATAATTTCGTATTTGGACATTCTACTACttcaataattttcaaagaTGGACATTCCAGGAATTTTCACTTGCGGAATAAAAACTTGACAAGTTAGTCAAATGTTGAAGATTTATGGACTGCAATGATGGAAGTATTGTTTGAAGTTCCAACATTGTTTCCTCCTCTGCTTTCATAATGATATGTTCCACCAAGCTGCATTTTTTGACTTCCACATGCTCAAGTTTTGGAAGACTCAAAGCCATTGAgagattaaatatgtaaatcaagTTGTCACAATTATGAACTTTAAGCAATTGGAGATTTTTGAAACTCAAAATTCGTTGAGGATCCTTGCTCCACACATGTCTCAACCTAGGCAGATCAATTAACTGCAATTGATTTAAGTTCTTCATTGGCTTGGCTCCATTTAACACTTCCAAATGAAACACTTGTTCCACTAACTCACATTTTTCTACTGTCAACACTTTCAACCATACCAAATGTTGAAGCAGATGCGACGATATGGCATTTGAGAATAGAGCACAATCATTTACCACCAACCTTTTTAATGTACGAAAGTACTTGAATGGAAATTGGTCACCCCATTTTTCTTTCAGCATAGGAAATTTGGAGAGTTTGATAGCTTCAAGACTTTTAATTCCAATCTAAAAGCACAAAACAACGCAAATGAGACGCAAATGAGTAGAGTTagaaacaaaacataaaaaagtaggagttcaaagaaaaaaaatgtaataataCTTACCATTTTCATGTACAACTGTTGAACCGTGGCATTAAGATCACCTTCCCAATAATACTTCCGTTCATAAGCAGGACCATAGTTTACATTCTCTAGCATCGGTGCATTAATGATTCCAGGACAGAAACTTCTCAAATTGGGACATCTATACAAGAAAACATTTTCCAAACATGGGAATCTCAAAGTGTAGCTTCCTAAGGAGAAGCTTTCCAGGCTTTGCAAATTAGTAAGCTCCAATGTTTTAATTTTCACGAAAACAATCTCGTCTGTTGTTCCATCATTTCCATCTCCTACTATTTCCGTCAACATGTCACAATATTCGACACTTAACCTCTCAAGTTGCAGCATACTTTTTGCTACCGCTGATGTTAATAAATTCATCAATTGATTGCATTCATATACTTTAAGAGTTGTCAGATTTTCGAATGACGTAGAGGATGCTGCCAAACCAATCAAATTTCCACAGTTTCTTATTTCAACAGTCTTAATTGATTGAAATAATGAGGAATTCAGCCACCATATGAGCTTCAAATCATCAAGACATTGTAGCTTTAAATCTCTTATTTGTGGTAGTTTCAAGGCTTCTTCTAACCTACTACAGAGTCCTTCGAATTTAAATAGCTCTCTAAAAGAAGAATCACAAACCTCAAGTTCAACAAGATTGGGTAATCTTGAAAGGAAATGAAGCAGAGGAGCATGTGATCTTGTACTTGTGAAAGAGCAATATGGCAACACAAGTTTTTTTACTGCTGAAAAGAAGTCAATGGGCAATTCAAATTGCAGAATTGCTGTGATAGACTTCATGTCTACTGACAACTCTTTCAAATTGGGAAATGCCTGCATGGTTGATAATCAAAAtacaaaattaacttttttattttcaaatcaCCAATCTCTGTTTGCAACTACCAATTATGGTAATACCTTTCAATTTTGATTAGATATGATGCATTTACTAACCTTGTGACTGAAATGAATATTGAGTACTTCTCTATCTTGCCTTGGCAATCTTGAAATGAATGCTTTGATACTTGAACACTCTCCTATGCTAAGCTTTTCCAATGATGGACATTCCAAATCTCCAGTTCCGGAATAAAAACTTGAGAACTTCGGCAAACATTGCAAAACAACAGAGTCTAGTGAACGAAGTATCACCTTAGCTGCATCCTCAGATTCTTCTCTCTTTATCATTGTTTCCATAATCTCACAATTTTTCAGTTCTATCTTTCGGAGTTGAAAGAGGCATGATGCCATGGACCAAGTAAATGCATATGACAACTTGCCACAATTCTCTATTTTCAGCACTTGCAGTTTGTTGAAGTCTAAAATGCCCGTACAAGGCTTGTTGCATAATCGGTTCAACATTGGTAGATTAATCaagtttaattcatttaattttgGCAGCATTCCAACATGTCCATCTTCAGTAGATAGCCCTTCCAAGTCAAAAACTACTTGCAGTGAGTCACAGTCTCTTACAGTAATCGTTATCAACCTGTTCAAGAACTGCAGTTGATTGGCTAGTATAGCTTTCGAGAAAAATGCATCTTTCACTACTTCGAGCGATCCTACATTTTGGAAGAGTCTCCCTTCTTCAAAATGTCCACCAACCTTTCAATGCCAAGAGTTAACACtattaatacatatataaggacTGACGAAATTAATGCTAATCAAGTGAGATAATAACATAGAATGCAAGCATTGTTACCCAATCTTTTAATTGATATGCTATTGTGGTATTAAGATCTCCTTCCCACTGTTTCTCATCATTAAACTGTACTTCCCGTAACTTTGGGGTGCTTAAGACTCCGCCGCAGAATATCTTCATTCTTGAGCAGCTCTTCACAGTTACTTGTTCTAACAATGGGAAATTCATGTGGTGAGTGCCAGAGCAAAAGCTGTTGActctatttaaattaataagttCCAAACATTTCAGCTTATTGAAAATAATCGCATCATGCTCTCTGCAATCTCCATCATCTGCAACAATTTCTTCTATTATTTTGCAATATTCAACTTTCATTTGTATGAGTTGCACCATAGTTTTGGCTGTTGATGCTGTTACCAATTTTGTCATATTGTGACAAGCACGAACATACAGAGTAGTTAGATTTTGAAAAGAAGAAGTTGAGGAGAGTGTTATATCCTTGAGACGATAACAACAATCAACATGTAAAGTCTGAAGATATTGAAGAATGGAATTGAGTTTTGAGTCTTTCTTTGTTATATGCTTCAATTGTAGCAAACACCTTAACTCCAAGTGCTTCAGTCCTAAAGGATGTTCTTCCCCTCCAACTGTTCTTTCATCATCTAATAAGGATATCTCTTCCAAATGACCATATTCAAAGACAAGCATTTCCAGAGAGTAGAGTCGTTTAAGAAAACCAAATAGAAAAGGAACGGATTCTTCTTCTAAAGATATCACAGTAACTTTTTTCAGTTTGGATGGAAACACGCCACTCTCATGTATTGCCTTGAAGCCTCGGTCATCTATTTTTAATTCCTCCAAGTTGGGAATAAACTGAGCAAAATAGAAACCATTTTATCCAAGCGATCAATATGCAAAAGTTAGGCAAATCAAAGCACATAGCTTAACTAAGctaattaaagaaaaattctttttttagaTTAGGAAATAAATAGATTAAATTGTAAATAACTCAATCTAACTGAAATAATCTCATATGGAATTATGGGTAAATCATTATAGATTATTGCATGGTTTCCTTACCCTTTACTCATGTCAAGTTtagggcaaattattagaagcacccagttctccatgtcaaatggaggaccttTCATACATATTTTGCCATATGTAAAATAGACCCATACATATTATAAGAGgccccactattttaattattaagcgGGATCACAATACacatgtccaaatgtgaattgggggtcctccaagtgacatggaagaccgggtacttaatataagaacttcAAGTTTAGTCTTTTCCACTAAAAACCATCAAAAGACCTATTAGTCAAAGCTGTTTTATAGTCAAatagttataaataaaaaaatacaaatttaccCTATTcgtattctattttattttacctTATTTTATCTCTCTTCTTTTTTACTCCCTCTGTCCCTTTTTATCTGCCACTTTTGATGTTTTCACTAGGATTAAGGAGCTATTGATTAACATTAACTTTAGAATAAAATAGAGTGGTTAAGCCTAGAGTAACATTGTTTAAGAAAGACTCAAAATTATTTAATCCATAAACTTAAACCTAATTAGTTctagaaaatgaatttgatgcaTTTTCCAAATCCCAATACACTTTCTAAATCCCAAGATAAGAGTAAACTTGTAAAAAGAAAAGTAAATGTCATTGAAAATCTAAAAACGATTGATAAATGGAATTTGGATTTTGATCAAAAGTGACAGATAACAAGTGAGAGGTTGGTTACTTGGTTCATACCTTTTCAACAAAAAGCGATGATTGTGGAATAGGAAGGTTGCATTCCCCCTTATTATCTTCTCTGTGATAACTAGAGATTTTGGATCCAAATTTCATAATTTCAGGACACCCACAGACTTCTAAACTTTTCAACTTTGGCCATTCAAGAGTATGAGATCCTTCATACAAACTCCTCATTTCGTTTAAATCCACAAGATGAAGGATTGTCAATTGAGGAAACTTAAAAGGAGCGCCTTTTAATTCTTCAGTTTTTACCTTTGAAATAATCATTTCCACACCACATTTACTTATACGAAGTCCTTGAAGTTGGAGAAGACCAAAAGCTATAGATGCTGGAAATACATATTTCAGATCCTCACAATAAGAAACATCAATTAACTGCAGATTTCCAAAAGTGCAAGCTCCAATTACATCCTTACTCCAAATATGCTTCAATGACTGTAGATTCCGTATCTCTAAATCTCGTAGGGAAAATGTTTGTACtggtatatttttttcttcatacTGATATATCTCTTCAACATCACCACAAGAATCTAGAAAAAGTTCCTCTAATCTCTGGAATCTTCTACAAACATTTGAAGGGAAAACAACTGATAACTTTGAACAATTTGTAATAcgcaatgattttaatttggaGAATGAATCATCAGCTATGAATTGCTCGTTCCATAAATATCGAAAGCCACCCATTTCATCCACATTCATTATCTCCAGCTTGGAAAAAGTAACCTGCAATGTATAAGTTCCACATGGAAATGTATTAGATAAATTAGTACGTATATAATATAACTTTCCAAAAACAAAAAGTGAGATTTATCAAGTAATTAAGTTaataattttgcatttttcaaatgaaaacaaataaaaaattttgggtaaataatatatttaaaatattaaaattagatAAGAGAGGATgagatgaaaaaaaattaaatatatgaaGTGTATTTTAATACTAAAATAATAgtatttttatgtataaaacCCTTCCACCTTGTgttcaaatttaataaaaaaatgaggcTGCCAGTAATTGAAACCTCGACCACTTGGTCTAAGAGACTCTAATACTATATCATAGAACCGATCGAACTAAAAgcttaaattaatagttaaggcccaatagTAGGTTTCATATTAAGGATTAACTAGTATATTAGGTAAAAAGTCATAgtctaataaaattatttacccaaaaactTATACTATTATAGCATATTAACAAGAGAAGatgcaactataaataagttAGGCATTCAAACATACATATCTAAAAATCATTAAATTCAAATTCCATCTGAAACTTTGTCAATAATTACCAACAGTTTTTTATTCAACAGTATTACttgaaaaagtataaaaatgagCTAGAATTTTTTAGCTCATAGCAACTATGAACCGATTTATACCATAAGGATAAATCAAGCTTCCCCAATAATCTTACTGCAAATTTAGCACTTATCCACTCCAACTATTTTTTGACACACTTATTTGCTTACATACACATGCCTGTTTGATTTAGCTGCTGTCTACTGCTTTTTGCTGTCTGCTATTAAGGTTTGCAGTTAGAAAAACAGTAACTACTTTTCAtgtataaaaggcaaacattagttcctaaccaaACACGAGAAAATTGAGTAAACAAACACACCCTTAGTATTTTAAAATATGCGAGCCAaacttattttcttttcttttaaataattctataattttttaattttttttagcgtGCAACAACATAGATTCTGAAGCTGAAATTTCAATTTCAGAGTAACTATAAAGACTttgaagagaagaaaaaaaatcaccATTTCATTGAAGAGGTATTCATCACTCCCATTGTTGTTGCTTCTTCCCGGAAATTCGGACACGAAGTTCTCCATTGCAACgcatttttcaattttcaattcacTAAGCAACGAAAATTCGGTTGGATATCCACAGCCGAACCTTTTTAAATTTGGAAGGTTACCAAGTTTAAGATAGTTCAGTTTAGGAAACACAATCTTATCAATGCTCTCCTCTATTTCTTCAAATTTCGTAGTCAGGATTATCTCCTCTACTAACACACAACTCCATATCTCAAGACTTTTTAGTTGCACAAGACATTTCGCTGTTGAAGTTGTAAATATATACTTCAACCTCTTACATCCATGTATCTCCAAGGTTGTTAAATTAGGGAAAGATACCTGCACAATAAACATTCATTCTTTttccaaataataaaaaaaaaaaaaaagagggccAAAATTCAGATATGACTATAACTGACTTACCATAATTCAGTTATAGTCATATCTATATTTTACAATTCATGTTACATgccaaataataatattttttctgaaaatataattttaaggaAAATATAATTTTGCACAAAACAAACGGAGCCAAAATTCAATGAAAAAGACATACCATTTCATTGAAAAGAAGTATCGTTCTATGGAAAAAGGCATACCATTTCATTGAAAAGAAGCATCGTTTCTTCAGTTCTCTCTTTTCTTCCGCAAAAGCCTTTGAGATGTGGTAGATACTTCAACTTCAATGAACTCAATTGTCTAAACTCAATCACTTCACTTCCTTCACCAACTATAGCTTCCATGTTAGCACAATAATACACCTCCATTTTTTGAAGTTTCGGCAAACATGTTGCAGATGAAAATGAGAAAACATTTGTCAATTTATCACAGTTACTGATCTTTAAGACTTGTAGTTCCCCAAAAGACCCCATTCCAAGTTGACCATTACAAATCTTCTCCAACCTCTTTAAATTTTTCAAACTCAATGATTCCAAGATTGCAAACGCGTGACAAGAAGCCGGCCTTGTTGATTTGGCCAGATATTTAATATTGTCTGAATCATTCTGAATGTGCAAATGCTTCAATTGTGGAAAGCCTTCCCAATCGAGATCAATTCCCCTCACTTCATCTAAATATACATCTTCACTCCCTCTCAACAACACTTCAATCCCATCCATCAAATGAATACCGAGTTCCAGCTTTAGCTTTAGCATCCTCGACGTTTCATATTTCCAATCCCAATTCCATCCATCGCCGACAGATATTTTATAACTTCGCAATGGCAACCCATCAAAGAACTTACAGCCTTTTGGAATCAACTTGGGATTAACAATTTGTATTTCCAAAGTTGATAGATGAGATAAATTTTCCAACTCCACAAGGCTCACATTACCTTTGGTATCCCATCGATCAAAACTTCTAACCATGTACAATTCTTCTAATAAACAAAGTTTGGACAAGACATTTGCTGGAATTACTTGGAGTCTAGAGCAACTTCTCAAATCTAATAGCTTGAGTTGAGTCAATTGCCCTATTTCTCTAGGCAATTCACCAATCTTCGAGCCAGCAAAACTAAGCAACTCTAGTTGCTTCAGCTCTCCAATTATAGCTACGTTATCCAACCGGCATCTACGCAAACTCAATGTACTAAGGTTTGTAAGTAAGCCAAGTGATGAAGGAAGAGACACCAAACGCATGCCGGTAAAAGCCACAACCTTCAGTTTTCTAATCCCTTTAAAAAATGAATCAGGGATTTCAAGACAAAGATCTTCAGTGAACAGCAAAAATAAATCTGCATCTGGACATTCTAGGTGTGTCGGAAGCTCACAGATATTGCAGTATGGGAGCGAAATTCTGGTGCAGTTCTGGTCCGGCCAGTCTCTCAATCTAACTTGACCAGCACCTACAAAAACATTCTGCAACCTAGATGCAATTGAGATAGCAGCATCACGAACCACATCATGCATTTTCACAAATCCATCCATGTCACCGTCCAGCAATAAACACTCGGCTTTGAGTTTATCAATCAAAGTAAGCAATCTATTCCTTGCTTCTTCAATGGTAAATATTTGCTTAAATAAACCCAGACCCATACTGTAAATCAGCAAGCAATGGATCTGAATATTAGACTCTGATAACAAAGAACAAAGCAAGAATAATGACTTGACTTCCTCCCCACGCAGATTCTCGAAGCTTGACTCGAGAACTTTGTGTACTCTTCTATGTatatcctcattcccaaagccaGATAGCTTCTTTTGCATATCAACCCATGCATATAACTCTTTGTTTTGCAATTCTTTGGCAACTATGATAATCAAAAGAGGCAAACCTGCACATTTTTTCGCAACTTCAGCTGCTATAGCATGCAATTGTGGTTCTTTAGACTTGGCTGCAATTGTTTGAAATAAACTCCAAGCCTCTTCTTCTCCTAGAACACCAAGTGAGAATTCTTTCTGTGTTCCCATCTCACTGCATAAAACATCCATACTCCTTGATGTTAGCAAAAGTTTGCAACCTTCACCTGAATCCCCGAAAGGAATTCCTACAGCATTGAGTTCAAGTTTTTGCCAAAGATCATCAAGAATGATGAGTACTTTGGACTTCTTCAACCTCTGATACAGCTGACTCGCTCGACCAGGAACCTCCTCCATGTCAAATTTCAATCCTAAGAAATCAGCAATCTCGCCTTGAATCCTTCTTAGCTCTGGTGTTTGAGAGACAGCAACCATAACCACAGTCCCAAACAACTTGTCCTCAACAGCTTTTGCTTGGACCTCCTTTGCTAGTGTGGTTTTACCCACACCTCCCATACCATAAACCCCAATCATATTCAGATTAGGGTCTTCCAGCGCATCCATAATTTGGTTCAAGATCAGCATCCTTGATGGCAAGGCTTCACGGTTATACACAGAAGGCTCAATTATCTGCTCAAGAGCGGGGCGGAATGAAATCGGACCAAATCCTTCTGCATCTCGGACCAGCACATCGATTGCCAAGGATTTCTTATCTGCTTTCTTACTCAGCTGATATCGAGTCTTCAAATTGGGACAAACTCCGACGAAGCTCTTCTCAGCTTCTTCTTTCCCCTGAATAAGTTTCTCAGCCTCTTCAATGTCATTTTCCACAGAGCTCAGCCACCCGGTAACATTCTCATAGATCTCTTCCCCATTTCTACTAGCTTCAGCAACAGACTTCTCCAACCTGTCTTTCTTATTCTTCAACTGCACAACCTCATCATGGAGACTCTGGATCTTGCTGTCACACTTGAAAGCATAGCTAAGCTGTCGTTTGATAGGGGAAACAACGTATACTGTGATGGGATTTTTAATCAACTCAACCAAAATGGCAAGAATTTCTTCCACTGCCATTTGAATGGAGATCAAACAACAGAAGTAAAATTCAAGAGTAGTAAAGAGAGAACAGACACAATGTAGAAGTAAGAGAAACAGAGGAAATTGTTGAAAAACAGGAAAATGGACACAATATTGATTTGTGACTGTTCAGTGCATTAATTCGATTCAGTAAATCGTGATAAGAAATCAGTTCCTTTCTTATTGAATTggagtttctttttctttttcataaaGTGATAGAAAtctttaatttgaaaaatttaaGTGGAAAAAAAAGTAgcaagagaaaaaagaaaaagagaaagtagtaaaaagacaaaaatgaatGACAGAAATTAGAGGTTGTCTGTATTGGATAACATAATATAGTCCTGTATGATTGGAGGGAAAAATAGGCAATATGTTTCccaattaataaattttgttgaaAATATTCTATTTACTTAGTTGGATAATAACTTTTCTTTTCCAATTTTACTTGTCATCAATTATTCTATCTTAGTTCATGCCTAAATTTGATTtcgatttatttattttaattgggGTACAATCCTAAGTTTAAAATTAttgtgttttttatttattattgaaagtttattttgtttttgataaaatgtaCGTACTGCTCCATTAACATTATTCTCTCAATTATATGGTCCAAATGCAAGTGGGGAAAAATATTTTGCCCCTCCAAGACACTTTTTCTAATTTGATTATTATTCCATCAGCGCAAACTGGGGTCCTTTATCTAGTCACAACTTAAAATTAAGGGATAATGGTTAATTTTGTTTATTGGAAAAACTTGTCCTTTATCTAGGGGTGTTAATGAGTATTCGAGCTCGGCTCGATAGGGTTGAGCTCGAGCTTGCAATCCGCTCGAGACATTAACAAGTCAAGCCTGAACTTCCTTACTCAATTATTTTGTAATTACTATAtaaatatttcattaatttttaattcaaaatagaATAACCAATGCTCATGAGCAAAGAAAGATAATTAGTAATTAGTCATCGACTCTAACTTAACTCTCAATTAGTCACAACTCACAAGACCCATAAAAAACACTTAATGACTGCTTTGGGGCTTTGGCTAGTCCAAAAATTGGAAATTCAAAGTTAAAATACAAATCCTATAGACTAATCTGCTTTTCTTTCCCCGAGTTCTCTCTCTACTTTGTCATCACACCAGTAGCATTAGCAGTTGTCGTCCATATGCAACCACACCGTCAACAAGGAGATCTGTGAGTTTGTCTTCTCTGGAGCTAGGTCATGACAAGTAATTGTTTTTCTGGGAAGAGAAGTAACATTTTCGGGGAACTGCAAATTTGgccctaacatatgaaatggtacAAATTTACACTTAATGTTTCCaatcaagatcaattttacccctatgttaccgaaattttgaaaagactagcttgactgttatttaaatgtcatacTGAATCTtacaaacatcaattatgtctaaggtATTTAGTGTGTTACTAACAccgttacaaaaaaaaaaaaattgttaaaatgctaacaatTAAGTCTaccacatataaattaatcacaaaaaTAAACTGTCAAAGTGTCTTAAGTGTTTGttgttttattaataataatatagttataaataaccaataaaaaatgtacgaaattgcttcagtttatcgacaaacttgtttggaagatcCAATATGACATACCGTTCAAATTTTCCATtagataagggtaaaattgatcttgcttggaaacgttatcatttcatacgttaagGTCAAATATGCACTTCAAGGAAAATATTAGGGTCAA
The window above is part of the Euphorbia lathyris chromosome 3, ddEupLath1.1, whole genome shotgun sequence genome. Proteins encoded here:
- the LOC136223351 gene encoding uncharacterized protein; translation: MAVEEILAILVELIKNPITVYVVSPIKRQLSYAFKCDSKIQSLHDEVVQLKNKKDRLEKSVAEASRNGEEIYENVTGWLSSVENDIEEAEKLIQGKEEAEKSFVGVCPNLKTRYQLSKKADKKSLAIDVLVRDAEGFGPISFRPALEQIIEPSVYNREALPSRMLILNQIMDALEDPNLNMIGVYGMGGVGKTTLAKEVQAKAVEDKLFGTVVMVAVSQTPELRRIQGEIADFLGLKFDMEEVPGRASQLYQRLKKSKVLIILDDLWQKLELNAVGIPFGDSGEGCKLLLTSRSMDVLCSEMGTQKEFSLGVLGEEEAWSLFQTIAAKSKEPQLHAIAAEVAKKCAGLPLLIIIVAKELQNKELYAWVDMQKKLSGFGNEDIHRRVHKVLESSFENLRGEEVKSLFLLCSLLSESNIQIHCLLIYSMGLGLFKQIFTIEEARNRLLTLIDKLKAECLLLDGDMDGFVKMHDVVRDAAISIASRLQNVFVGAGQVRLRDWPDQNCTRISLPYCNICELPTHLECPDADLFLLFTEDLCLEIPDSFFKGIRKLKVVAFTGMRLVSLPSSLGLLTNLSTLSLRRCRLDNVAIIGELKQLELLSFAGSKIGELPREIGQLTQLKLLDLRSCSRLQVIPANVLSKLCLLEELYMVRSFDRWDTKGNVSLVELENLSHLSTLEIQIVNPKLIPKGCKFFDGLPLRSYKISVGDGWNWDWKYETSRMLKLKLELGIHLMDGIEVLLRGSEDVYLDEVRGIDLDWEGFPQLKHLHIQNDSDNIKYLAKSTRPASCHAFAILESLSLKNLKRLEKICNGQLGMGSFGELQVLKISNCDKLTNVFSFSSATCLPKLQKMEVYYCANMEAIVGEGSEVIEFRQLSSLKLKYLPHLKGFCGRKERTEETMLLFNEMVSFPNLTTLEIHGCKRLKYIFTTSTAKCLVQLKSLEIWSCVLVEEIILTTKFEEIEESIDKIVFPKLNYLKLGNLPNLKRFGCGYPTEFSLLSELKIEKCVAMENFVSEFPGRSNNNGSDEYLFNEMVTFSKLEIMNVDEMGGFRYLWNEQFIADDSFSKLKSLRITNCSKLSVVFPSNVCRRFQRLEELFLDSCGDVEEIYQYEEKNIPVQTFSLRDLEIRNLQSLKHIWSKDVIGACTFGNLQLIDVSYCEDLKYVFPASIAFGLLQLQGLRISKCGVEMIISKVKTEELKGAPFKFPQLTILHLVDLNEMRSLYEGSHTLEWPKLKSLEVCGCPEIMKFGSKISSYHREDNKGECNLPIPQSSLFVEKFIPNLEELKIDDRGFKAIHESGVFPSKLKKVTVISLEEESVPFLFGFLKRLYSLEMLVFEYGHLEEISLLDDERTVGGEEHPLGLKHLELRCLLQLKHITKKDSKLNSILQYLQTLHVDCCYRLKDITLSSTSSFQNLTTLYVRACHNMTKLVTASTAKTMVQLIQMKVEYCKIIEEIVADDGDCREHDAIIFNKLKCLELINLNRVNSFCSGTHHMNFPLLEQVTVKSCSRMKIFCGGVLSTPKLREVQFNDEKQWEGDLNTTIAYQLKDWVGGHFEEGRLFQNVGSLEVVKDAFFSKAILANQLQFLNRLITITVRDCDSLQVVFDLEGLSTEDGHVGMLPKLNELNLINLPMLNRLCNKPCTGILDFNKLQVLKIENCGKLSYAFTWSMASCLFQLRKIELKNCEIMETMIKREESEDAAKVILRSLDSVVLQCLPKFSSFYSGTGDLECPSLEKLSIGECSSIKAFISRLPRQDREVLNIHFSHKAFPNLKELSVDMKSITAILQFELPIDFFSAVKKLVLPYCSFTSTRSHAPLLHFLSRLPNLVELEVCDSSFRELFKFEGLCSRLEEALKLPQIRDLKLQCLDDLKLIWWLNSSLFQSIKTVEIRNCGNLIGLAASSTSFENLTTLKVYECNQLMNLLTSAVAKSMLQLERLSVEYCDMLTEIVGDGNDGTTDEIVFVKIKTLELTNLQSLESFSLGSYTLRFPCLENVFLYRCPNLRSFCPGIINAPMLENVNYGPAYERKYYWEGDLNATVQQLYMKMIGIKSLEAIKLSKFPMLKEKWGDQFPFKYFRTLKRLVVNDCALFSNAISSHLLQHLVWLKVLTVEKCELVEQVFHLEVLNGAKPMKNLNQLQLIDLPRLRHVWSKDPQRILSFKNLQLLKVHNCDNLIYIFNLSMALSLPKLEHVEVKKCSLVEHIIMKAEEETMLELQTILPSLQSINLQHLTNLSSFYSASENSWNVHL